The Halorientalis sp. IM1011 genome window below encodes:
- a CDS encoding CoA ester lyase: MARRSVLFSPGDQPDLMRKAPGSGADAVVFDLEDGVAPDRKPEARDAVRDVLTDSEFDPDCSVWVRINPPGTVAAEDVATALADAPPIDAVMVPKVADAAAVERIDGLLDDHGIDAPVVALIESAAGVLHAEEIAAVERVDAVAIGAEDLAADIGATRTEEGTEVLHAREQVVLAAAAAGVDALDTIHVDVDDPDGLESAAEFTVQLGFDGKMAIHPAQVPIINDAFTPSEERIDWAERVLDVKAEADAEGRGVFRVDDEMIDAPLIAQAEQILDRARAAGKR; encoded by the coding sequence ATGGCTCGCAGAAGCGTCCTCTTCTCCCCAGGCGATCAGCCCGACCTCATGCGGAAAGCCCCCGGATCCGGGGCCGACGCCGTCGTCTTCGATCTGGAAGACGGAGTCGCACCCGACCGCAAGCCCGAGGCTCGGGACGCCGTCCGCGACGTACTGACCGACTCCGAGTTCGACCCGGACTGCTCGGTCTGGGTGCGGATCAACCCGCCCGGGACGGTGGCCGCCGAGGACGTGGCGACCGCACTCGCGGACGCGCCGCCAATCGACGCCGTGATGGTCCCGAAGGTCGCCGACGCGGCGGCAGTCGAACGAATCGACGGTCTGCTGGACGACCACGGGATCGACGCGCCCGTGGTCGCCCTGATCGAGTCGGCGGCGGGCGTCCTTCACGCCGAGGAGATCGCTGCGGTAGAGCGGGTCGACGCCGTCGCCATCGGTGCCGAAGACCTGGCGGCCGACATCGGTGCGACCCGGACCGAGGAAGGTACCGAGGTGCTCCACGCCCGCGAGCAGGTCGTCCTCGCCGCGGCGGCCGCGGGCGTCGACGCACTCGATACGATCCACGTCGACGTGGACGACCCCGACGGACTGGAGTCGGCGGCTGAGTTCACCGTCCAACTGGGGTTCGACGGGAAGATGGCGATCCATCCCGCACAGGTCCCGATCATAAACGACGCGTTCACACCCAGCGAGGAGCGCATCGACTGGGCCGAACGCGTACTGGACGTCAAAGCCGAGGCCGACGCCGAGGGGCGAGGGGTGTTCCGCGTCGACGACGAGATGATCGACGCGCCGCTGATCGCCCAGGCCGAGCAGATCCTCGACCGCGCCCGCGCCGCTGGCAAGCGGTAG
- a CDS encoding DUF2250 domain-containing protein has product MSGPNWMRPADERILRQLRDERPDYLALVANRLGMHLRYVERRCSVLVDHGLVEPVSGEVVYRTTERGEEFLAESAEVESDAAEAATSD; this is encoded by the coding sequence ATGTCCGGACCCAACTGGATGCGGCCGGCGGACGAGCGGATCCTCAGACAACTGCGTGACGAGCGGCCGGACTACCTCGCGCTGGTCGCGAACCGCCTCGGGATGCATCTGCGGTACGTCGAACGGCGCTGTTCCGTTCTGGTCGACCACGGGTTGGTCGAGCCGGTGAGTGGTGAAGTCGTCTACCGGACGACAGAGCGCGGTGAGGAGTTCCTGGCCGAGAGTGCGGAAGTCGAGTCCGACGCCGCCGAAGCGGCGACGAGCGACTAG
- a CDS encoding SelT/SelW/SelH family protein, with translation MTEVEIEYCVPCGFLDRAENVQHVLLSTFGEKLDAVTLRTGANGVFRVTVDGERVFDKQEDAFDVDEITRQVREYV, from the coding sequence ATGACCGAGGTCGAGATCGAATACTGCGTCCCCTGTGGCTTCCTCGATCGCGCCGAGAACGTCCAGCACGTCCTGCTCTCGACGTTTGGCGAGAAACTGGACGCGGTGACGTTGCGAACCGGCGCGAACGGTGTGTTCCGCGTGACCGTCGACGGCGAACGGGTGTTCGACAAACAGGAAGACGCGTTCGACGTGGACGAGATAACCCGGCAGGTTCGCGAGTACGTCTGA
- the cyoE gene encoding heme o synthase, which translates to MRGTAVIERVRPRFATLLAGSAVGVYLLVVAGATASIADAASACSAWPVCSRPPSLAEPTLLVAWGHRVAAVLVGLIVLATAAVGLTRASVSRRVKGALAFAFVLFPVQIALGAQVATTGAADPFPAAHLLTGMGIFVGLTLALAWQLEPRDADEPATEPDPEPAPTATPQPESTEQPPLPDSSFARAKHVAGAYFRLMKPRLMWLLCLVASAGMALAAGTAGMDLTVQTIVLTLGGGVLAIGASGTFNHVLERDRDKKMDRTSDRPVATHQLPVRNAVAFGLALAAASVAVFLQVNPLAAALGLSAILYYSVIYTLVLKPNTVQNTVIGGGAGALPALIGSAAVTGTVGLPGLVLAGVIFVWTPAHFYNLALAYKDDYARGGFPMMPVVRGEATTRKHILLWLAATLLAAAALAALTNLGWVYAVTTIGLGSVFLWAVVRLHRERDESAAFRAFHASNAYLGALLLAIVVDTLVV; encoded by the coding sequence GTGAGAGGTACAGCCGTGATCGAACGCGTTCGTCCCCGTTTCGCGACCCTTCTGGCCGGATCGGCCGTCGGTGTCTACCTGCTCGTAGTCGCGGGCGCGACAGCGTCCATCGCGGACGCCGCGAGCGCCTGCTCGGCGTGGCCTGTGTGTTCCCGCCCGCCGTCACTGGCCGAACCCACCCTGCTCGTCGCCTGGGGACATCGCGTGGCTGCCGTCCTCGTAGGACTGATCGTGCTGGCCACCGCGGCGGTCGGCCTGACCCGAGCCAGCGTCTCGCGACGCGTGAAGGGCGCGCTCGCGTTCGCGTTCGTTCTCTTCCCCGTGCAGATCGCGCTCGGCGCACAGGTCGCGACGACCGGTGCCGCCGACCCGTTCCCGGCGGCCCACCTGCTTACCGGCATGGGAATCTTCGTCGGGTTGACGCTTGCGCTCGCGTGGCAACTCGAACCGCGCGACGCCGACGAGCCGGCGACCGAGCCCGACCCCGAACCGGCTCCGACCGCCACTCCGCAGCCCGAATCGACCGAGCAGCCACCCCTCCCGGATAGCTCGTTCGCGCGTGCGAAACACGTCGCCGGGGCGTACTTCCGGCTGATGAAGCCCCGGCTGATGTGGCTGCTCTGTCTCGTCGCCTCTGCCGGGATGGCGCTGGCGGCCGGGACCGCCGGAATGGACCTGACGGTCCAGACCATCGTGTTGACCCTCGGCGGCGGCGTCCTCGCCATCGGCGCGAGCGGGACCTTCAACCACGTCCTCGAACGTGACCGGGACAAGAAGATGGACCGGACGAGCGACCGACCGGTTGCGACCCACCAGCTCCCCGTCCGCAACGCCGTCGCGTTCGGACTGGCACTGGCGGCCGCCTCCGTCGCCGTCTTCCTGCAGGTGAACCCGCTCGCGGCCGCCCTCGGGCTCTCGGCGATCCTGTATTACAGCGTGATCTACACGCTCGTGCTCAAACCCAACACGGTCCAGAACACGGTCATCGGCGGTGGCGCCGGCGCGCTGCCCGCCCTGATCGGCTCGGCGGCGGTGACCGGCACCGTCGGCCTGCCGGGACTCGTGCTGGCCGGTGTCATCTTCGTCTGGACGCCCGCGCACTTCTACAACCTCGCGCTCGCGTACAAGGACGACTACGCCCGTGGCGGCTTCCCGATGATGCCGGTGGTCCGCGGTGAAGCGACCACCCGCAAACACATCCTGCTGTGGCTGGCTGCGACGCTGCTGGCCGCGGCCGCACTGGCCGCCCTGACGAACCTCGGCTGGGTGTACGCCGTCACGACCATCGGGCTCGGGTCGGTGTTCCTGTGGGCGGTCGTCAGACTCCACCGCGAGCGCGACGAGTCCGCGGCGTTCCGGGCGTTCCACGCCTCGAACGCCTACCTCGGGGCGCTCCTGCTCGCAATCGTCGTCGACACCCTCGTGGTATGA
- a CDS encoding CAP domain-containing protein, which translates to MVNKAALSVLGVIVLVSMGVGVLIGMQIGGGGAGTTSESTPTAGPSTEQGAAGNGDSGPARRTTIPGDEAATAQPPAERETIPARQFEPAEIRAEMKTLINQRRANRDLSELSTGGQIADRLDRMARGHSVEMADEDRVSHSIDGNTSVSRYKDAGLFGTCQFESDPGTFVVDARYNRLEVIGYTVAGRAHDGEFHETEENVAEAIVSDWFSGTSRDRLLYENANQLGIGIEVTQDGDVYATGNLC; encoded by the coding sequence ATGGTGAACAAGGCGGCGTTGTCGGTCCTGGGCGTCATCGTTCTGGTCTCGATGGGAGTCGGCGTCCTCATCGGGATGCAGATCGGTGGCGGCGGTGCCGGCACGACGAGTGAGTCGACCCCGACAGCGGGGCCGAGCACGGAACAGGGGGCGGCCGGAAACGGTGACTCCGGCCCGGCCAGACGAACGACGATACCCGGCGACGAGGCGGCGACGGCCCAACCGCCGGCCGAACGAGAGACGATTCCGGCCAGACAGTTCGAGCCCGCTGAGATCAGAGCGGAGATGAAGACGCTGATCAACCAGCGTCGTGCGAACCGGGACCTCTCCGAACTGAGCACCGGTGGGCAGATAGCCGACCGACTCGACCGGATGGCCCGCGGCCACAGCGTCGAGATGGCCGACGAGGACCGCGTCAGTCACAGTATCGACGGAAACACGAGTGTGAGTCGCTACAAGGACGCGGGGCTGTTCGGGACCTGCCAGTTCGAGTCCGATCCGGGTACCTTCGTGGTCGACGCGCGGTACAACCGCCTCGAAGTGATCGGGTACACCGTCGCTGGACGCGCTCACGATGGTGAGTTCCACGAGACCGAGGAGAACGTCGCGGAAGCCATCGTCTCCGACTGGTTCTCCGGCACTAGCCGCGACCGCCTTCTCTACGAGAACGCGAATCAACTCGGCATCGGCATCGAAGTTACGCAGGACGGCGACGTCTACGCGACCGGTAATCTCTGCTGA
- the coxB gene encoding cytochrome c oxidase subunit II, giving the protein MMNRKRAGALALFGAVLGLLAVEPAAAQSTYSSTTDAAIQGLNSNLIYVAVPITILVEGILIYTVWKYRKTEEAKPTQENRRLEITWTIATAIILLFVGVASYQVLGNPYVAAESQNELPGDAAEEIEVYGQKYNWNFVYRNVSVDGASATDVALTNASIEGATVENVTDEGIVISGGSASSATDGALESASLVNGTVTAGAGNASQYENRTGETVTFSDVTVSGAAVEDATISDATIQSTNTMVMPNERNVRLNITSRDWLHSFHVPELGLKTDALPGQSNYLVTKAQSTGEYQLYCAEYCGVGHSGMLGSVDVRSQEDYDSWLAEQWFGAQG; this is encoded by the coding sequence ATGATGAACCGCAAGCGTGCCGGGGCGTTGGCGCTTTTCGGTGCTGTACTGGGGCTGCTGGCGGTCGAACCCGCCGCTGCCCAGTCGACGTACTCGTCGACCACCGATGCAGCCATCCAGGGGCTGAACAGCAACCTGATCTACGTGGCGGTCCCGATCACGATCCTCGTCGAGGGGATCCTGATCTACACCGTCTGGAAGTACCGGAAGACCGAGGAGGCCAAGCCGACCCAGGAGAACCGTCGACTCGAGATCACATGGACCATCGCGACGGCGATCATCCTCCTTTTCGTCGGCGTCGCCTCCTATCAGGTGCTCGGGAATCCCTACGTGGCCGCCGAGTCACAGAACGAACTCCCCGGCGATGCAGCCGAAGAGATCGAAGTGTACGGCCAGAAGTACAACTGGAACTTCGTCTACCGGAACGTGAGTGTCGACGGTGCGAGCGCGACCGACGTGGCGCTGACGAACGCCTCGATAGAAGGTGCAACCGTCGAGAACGTCACTGACGAAGGGATCGTAATATCGGGTGGTTCCGCCTCCAGTGCCACCGACGGGGCGCTCGAGAGCGCCTCACTCGTCAACGGGACGGTGACTGCCGGAGCCGGAAACGCGAGCCAGTACGAGAACCGCACCGGCGAGACCGTCACGTTCTCCGACGTGACCGTCAGTGGGGCGGCCGTCGAGGACGCGACTATCTCGGACGCGACCATCCAGAGTACCAACACGATGGTCATGCCGAACGAGCGGAACGTCCGGCTGAACATCACCTCCCGGGACTGGCTGCACTCGTTCCACGTCCCCGAACTGGGACTCAAGACCGACGCGCTGCCGGGCCAGTCGAACTATCTCGTCACCAAGGCCCAGTCGACCGGCGAGTATCAGCTCTACTGCGCCGAGTACTGTGGCGTCGGCCACTCGGGTATGCTCGGATCCGTGGATGTCAGGTCACAGGAGGACTACGACTCCTGGCTGGCCGAGCAGTGGTTCGGCGCACAGGGATAG